One window of the Ureibacillus sp. FSL W7-1570 genome contains the following:
- the atpA gene encoding F0F1 ATP synthase subunit alpha: protein MSIKAEEISALLRKQIENYQSELEVNEVGTVITVGDGIARAHGLDNCMAGELVEFENGVMGMAQNLEEGNVGIVILGNYLGIKEGDTVRRTGRIMEVPVGEELIGRVVNPLGIPVDGKGPINTTKTRPIESPAFGVMARKSVHEPLQTGIKAIDALVPIGRGQRELIIGDRQTGKTSIAIDTILNQADQNMICIYVAIGQKESTVRTVVETLRKHGALDYSIVVTASASQPAPLLYLAPYAGVSMAEYFMLQGKHVLIVYDDLSKQAAAYRELSLLLRRPPGREAYPGDVFYLHSRLLERAAKLSDAMGAGSITALPFVETQAGDISAYIPTNVISITDGQIFLQSDLFHSGVRPAINAGLSVSRVGGSAQIKAMKKVAGTLRLDLAAYRELEAFAQFGSDLDKATLAKLERGKRTVEVLKQDLNKPIKVEYQVVIIYALTRGYLDDIPVKDIRRFENELYSWLDVNHTHILEHIRTTKDLPSDEDFAAALTEFKKQFAKSEE from the coding sequence ATGAGCATCAAGGCTGAAGAAATCAGCGCTCTGTTAAGAAAGCAGATTGAAAACTACCAATCTGAATTGGAAGTTAACGAAGTTGGTACTGTAATCACTGTTGGTGACGGTATCGCACGCGCTCATGGCCTCGACAACTGTATGGCAGGAGAACTAGTTGAGTTCGAAAATGGTGTAATGGGTATGGCTCAAAACCTAGAAGAAGGCAACGTCGGGATCGTTATTCTAGGTAACTACCTTGGCATCAAAGAAGGCGATACAGTTCGTCGCACAGGTCGTATCATGGAAGTTCCAGTCGGCGAAGAATTAATCGGTCGCGTAGTAAACCCACTTGGTATTCCAGTGGATGGAAAAGGACCTATCAATACAACAAAAACTCGTCCAATCGAAAGTCCAGCTTTCGGTGTAATGGCTCGTAAATCCGTACATGAACCATTACAAACTGGTATCAAAGCGATTGACGCATTAGTGCCAATCGGCCGTGGTCAACGTGAGTTAATCATCGGGGACCGTCAAACAGGTAAAACATCCATCGCAATCGACACAATCTTGAACCAAGCTGACCAAAACATGATCTGTATCTATGTTGCAATCGGTCAGAAAGAATCTACAGTTCGTACAGTTGTTGAAACACTTCGTAAACACGGTGCGTTGGATTATTCCATCGTTGTAACAGCATCCGCTTCCCAACCAGCGCCACTATTATACTTGGCACCATATGCTGGGGTTTCAATGGCTGAATACTTCATGTTACAAGGTAAACACGTATTGATCGTGTACGACGATCTTTCTAAACAAGCGGCAGCTTACCGTGAGCTTTCATTGCTATTACGTCGTCCTCCAGGCCGTGAAGCTTACCCAGGTGACGTATTCTACTTGCACAGCCGCTTGCTAGAACGCGCTGCGAAATTGAGCGACGCAATGGGTGCAGGTTCTATCACAGCACTTCCATTCGTTGAAACACAAGCAGGGGATATTTCTGCATATATCCCAACAAACGTTATCTCTATCACAGACGGACAAATTTTCTTGCAATCCGACCTATTCCACTCAGGTGTACGTCCAGCGATCAACGCCGGTCTATCCGTATCCCGTGTAGGTGGTTCCGCGCAAATCAAAGCGATGAAAAAAGTTGCCGGTACACTACGTCTTGACTTGGCCGCATACCGTGAACTTGAAGCATTCGCTCAATTCGGTTCAGACCTTGATAAAGCGACACTTGCAAAACTTGAACGCGGTAAACGTACAGTAGAAGTATTGAAACAAGACTTGAACAAACCAATCAAAGTGGAATATCAAGTTGTAATCATCTACGCTCTAACTCGCGGTTACTTGGATGATATCCCAGTTAAAGATATCCGTCGTTTCGAAAACGAGTTGTACAGCTGGTTAGATGTAAACCACACTCACATTTTAGAGCATATTCGTACTACGAAAGATCTTCCATCAGACGAAGACTTCGCTGCAGCTCTTACTGAATTCAAAAAACAATTCGCTAAATCAGAAGAATGA
- a CDS encoding sporulation transcriptional regulator SpoIIID: protein MHEHIRHRCVRLGKLLVETGETVRVLAKMTGYSKSTVHKDLTERLQLVNEELAKEVREILAYHKSVRHLRGGEATRRKWQSQKKQ from the coding sequence GTGCACGAGCACATTCGGCACCGTTGCGTACGACTGGGAAAGCTGCTTGTGGAGACGGGTGAGACGGTTCGGGTCCTTGCGAAAATGACAGGATATTCCAAAAGTACGGTGCACAAAGACTTAACAGAGCGGCTACAATTAGTGAATGAAGAATTGGCAAAAGAAGTGAGAGAAATATTAGCCTACCACAAATCCGTTCGTCATTTGCGGGGGGGCGAGGCGACACGTAGAAAGTGGCAGTCCCAAAAAAAACAATGA
- the murA gene encoding UDP-N-acetylglucosamine 1-carboxyvinyltransferase: MEKMIVTGGRRLQGKVKIEGAKNAVLPILTASLLASKNTSVIKDVPNLADVHTINEVLKSLNAEVQYDVENNEIHINAEKPLLSEAPFDYVSKMRASILVMGSLLARNGYARVAMPGGCAIGSRPIELHLKGFEAMGAKITTGHGYVEARVQDRLKGANIYLDFPSVGATENIMTAAALADGTTVIENAAKEPEIVDLANFINKMGGRVMGAGTDTIRIEGVKELHGTIHHVIPDRIEAGTFMVAAAITRGDVLIENVIPEHLTALIAKMREMGVEITEEGNGLRVRAKDPLKAVDVKTMPYPGFPTDMQAQMMALMLTAYGTSIITETVFENRFMHVEEFRRMNASLKIEGRSTFIEGPVKLQSAEVAATDLRAAAALILAGLATDGVTRVTKLYHLDRGYVNFEKKLRALGANIERVSGDSSETDSKKPNVATGTTLNV, encoded by the coding sequence GTGGAGAAAATGATTGTTACAGGAGGCCGAAGATTACAAGGAAAAGTTAAAATAGAAGGGGCAAAGAATGCTGTATTGCCGATTTTAACTGCTTCATTGTTAGCTTCGAAGAATACAAGTGTAATAAAAGACGTCCCAAATTTGGCGGATGTTCATACGATAAATGAAGTATTGAAAAGTTTAAATGCCGAAGTACAATATGACGTTGAAAATAATGAGATTCATATAAATGCAGAAAAACCTTTATTAAGTGAAGCACCATTCGATTATGTCAGTAAAATGCGCGCCTCAATTTTGGTGATGGGATCATTGCTTGCCCGAAACGGCTATGCCCGCGTTGCCATGCCGGGCGGTTGCGCAATCGGTTCCCGGCCGATTGAACTGCATTTGAAAGGCTTTGAAGCAATGGGCGCGAAAATTACGACGGGCCATGGATATGTGGAAGCAAGAGTGCAGGACCGTTTAAAAGGGGCAAATATTTATTTGGATTTCCCAAGTGTTGGCGCAACGGAAAATATTATGACCGCTGCCGCATTGGCTGACGGTACGACAGTGATCGAAAATGCGGCAAAAGAACCGGAAATTGTGGACTTGGCCAATTTCATCAATAAAATGGGCGGTCGTGTCATGGGGGCTGGAACTGACACAATCCGCATTGAAGGTGTGAAAGAACTGCACGGTACGATTCATCATGTCATTCCTGACCGGATCGAAGCCGGGACATTTATGGTGGCCGCTGCGATTACCCGTGGTGATGTGTTAATTGAAAATGTGATTCCGGAACATTTGACCGCACTGATTGCCAAAATGCGTGAAATGGGCGTGGAAATCACGGAAGAAGGCAATGGACTTCGGGTACGTGCGAAAGATCCTTTGAAGGCGGTCGATGTGAAAACGATGCCATATCCGGGATTCCCTACAGACATGCAGGCGCAAATGATGGCGTTGATGCTGACGGCTTATGGAACGAGCATCATTACGGAAACGGTATTTGAAAACCGCTTCATGCATGTGGAAGAGTTTCGCCGCATGAATGCGTCATTGAAAATTGAAGGCCGTTCGACGTTTATTGAAGGACCGGTGAAACTGCAAAGTGCGGAAGTGGCTGCAACGGATTTGCGTGCGGCAGCAGCGTTGATTTTGGCTGGATTGGCGACGGATGGAGTAACGCGTGTAACGAAGCTGTATCATTTGGATCGGGGTTACGTGAACTTCGAGAAGAAATTGCGTGCGCTTGGGGCAAATATTGAGCGCGTTTCCGGCGATTCATCGGAAACGGATTCAAAGAAACCGAATGTTGCCACAGGGACTACGCTGAATGTTTAA
- a CDS encoding flagellar hook-basal body protein: MFRGIYTAASGMLAQQRKTEILTNNMANANTPGFKAEQTTIRSFPEMLMSAIDDTNVPTKKGLNLNLIRPIGNLSTGIYLQETMPNFAQGNVYETDYNTDLALMNGNLPAGSSIFFRLAHPDGGEAYTRNGNFALDGQGYLVNGDGYYVLSENGDRIQLPNEEFQVTEDGAVYVNGQQVARIGVAFAPNANDLVKQDNGLFRTQDGQALPSAFAEGDVTFSIRQRFLEGSNVDAAQSMTELLTAYRAFEANQKVVQAYDKSMDKAVNEIGKV; this comes from the coding sequence ATGTTTAGAGGAATCTATACGGCAGCTTCCGGCATGCTGGCGCAGCAAAGAAAGACGGAAATTTTGACGAACAATATGGCGAATGCGAACACACCGGGGTTCAAAGCGGAGCAGACAACGATCCGCTCATTCCCGGAAATGCTCATGTCCGCCATTGATGATACCAATGTTCCGACGAAAAAAGGATTAAACCTGAACTTGATCCGCCCGATCGGCAATCTTTCAACCGGCATTTACTTGCAAGAAACAATGCCGAACTTTGCGCAAGGCAATGTTTACGAAACGGATTACAATACTGACCTTGCCTTGATGAACGGCAACCTTCCTGCGGGGAGCAGCATCTTTTTCCGTCTGGCCCATCCGGATGGAGGCGAGGCCTATACAAGAAACGGGAACTTTGCTTTGGATGGACAAGGCTATTTGGTGAATGGGGACGGATATTACGTTTTATCCGAAAACGGAGACCGCATCCAGCTCCCAAATGAAGAATTCCAAGTCACTGAAGACGGTGCCGTGTACGTAAACGGACAACAGGTGGCGAGAATCGGGGTGGCTTTTGCCCCAAATGCCAATGACCTGGTGAAACAGGACAATGGATTGTTCCGGACACAGGACGGACAAGCGTTGCCTTCCGCCTTTGCAGAAGGCGATGTCACGTTTTCCATCAGACAGCGGTTCTTGGAAGGTTCCAATGTTGATGCGGCGCAATCGATGACGGAACTTCTGACGGCATACCGCGCCTTCGAAGCAAACCAAAAAGTCGTCCAAGCCTATGACAAAAGCATGGACAAAGCGGTCAATGAAATAGGAAAAGTATAA
- a CDS encoding DUF1146 family protein, which produces MGMGTNIYQTMGVQAGIEIFSHILFIAIAFYALQSVRLEVVFKKGKTFQIQLMYILLSIALGYTVSDFLIDFTGLSRQLPYIFSKYN; this is translated from the coding sequence ATGGGTATGGGTACGAATATTTATCAGACAATGGGCGTTCAGGCGGGCATTGAAATCTTTTCCCACATTCTATTCATCGCCATCGCTTTTTACGCATTGCAATCCGTCCGGTTGGAAGTTGTTTTCAAAAAAGGGAAGACGTTTCAAATTCAGCTCATGTATATCTTGCTGAGCATTGCATTAGGCTACACGGTGTCGGATTTTCTGATCGATTTTACCGGTTTATCCCGACAACTTCCTTACATCTTTTCCAAGTACAATTAG
- a CDS encoding F0F1 ATP synthase subunit delta yields MSNYTVAKRYAEALFSVAQKQNVVDEVNQDLQEIAKVIKENKDFLAVLTNPKFSSDRKKQIVSELFNGVNPVLLNTLQLLVDKKRVNELTNIAEAFKALAADAQGTAEATVYSTRELTEEEKNNISASFAKLVGKETLNITNVIEPSVIGGVRVQIGNIIFDNTVASKLENLRRTLVVNN; encoded by the coding sequence ATGAGTAATTACACTGTAGCGAAACGCTATGCCGAAGCATTGTTCTCTGTGGCACAAAAACAAAACGTTGTGGATGAAGTGAATCAAGATCTTCAGGAAATCGCGAAAGTGATCAAAGAAAACAAAGATTTCCTTGCTGTCTTGACGAATCCGAAATTCTCTTCTGATAGAAAAAAACAAATCGTTTCTGAATTGTTCAATGGAGTCAATCCGGTTTTATTGAATACACTTCAACTTTTGGTTGATAAAAAACGAGTAAATGAATTGACAAACATCGCAGAAGCATTCAAAGCGTTAGCAGCTGACGCTCAAGGCACTGCGGAAGCTACAGTTTACTCAACTCGCGAATTGACGGAAGAAGAGAAAAACAACATCTCCGCTTCCTTTGCGAAACTCGTTGGCAAAGAAACGCTGAACATCACAAACGTAATTGAACCTTCAGTTATCGGTGGCGTTCGTGTTCAAATTGGCAACATCATTTTCGATAACACTGTAGCAAGCAAATTAGAAAATCTCAGACGCACGTTAGTCGTTAATAATTAG
- a CDS encoding rod shape-determining protein: MFSKDIGIDLGTANVLIYVKGKGIVLNEPSVVAIDKKTNKVLAVGEEARRMVGRTPGNIVAIRPLKDGVIADFDLTEAMLRHFLNKLDVKGFFSKPRILICCPTNITSVEKKAIREAAEKSGGKKVYLEEEPKVAAIGAGMDIFQPSGNMVVDIGGGTTDIAVLSMGDIVTSESIKVAGDTFDNDILQYIKKEYKLLIGERTAEAIKINIGTVFPGGRDESMEIRGRDMVTGLPRTITIHSAEIEKALHESVQLIVQSAKNVLEKTPPELSADIIDRGVILTGGGALLHGMDQLLMQELKVPVLVADNPMDCVAIGTGIMLDNIDRSPGSRF, translated from the coding sequence ATGTTTTCAAAGGATATAGGGATCGACTTAGGAACTGCTAATGTACTGATTTATGTGAAGGGGAAGGGAATTGTTCTAAACGAACCATCCGTTGTGGCAATCGACAAAAAAACCAACAAAGTGCTGGCGGTTGGTGAAGAAGCTAGAAGAATGGTAGGGCGTACGCCAGGAAATATCGTGGCCATCCGTCCATTGAAAGACGGGGTTATTGCCGATTTCGATTTGACGGAAGCGATGTTAAGACATTTCCTTAATAAACTTGATGTAAAAGGATTCTTCTCAAAACCCCGCATTTTAATTTGCTGCCCGACAAACATCACAAGTGTCGAAAAGAAAGCGATTCGTGAAGCGGCTGAAAAATCAGGCGGCAAAAAAGTGTATCTGGAAGAAGAACCGAAAGTGGCTGCCATCGGTGCAGGCATGGACATTTTCCAACCAAGCGGAAACATGGTGGTCGATATCGGCGGCGGTACGACAGATATCGCGGTGCTTTCCATGGGGGATATTGTGACGAGCGAATCTATCAAAGTGGCAGGAGATACGTTCGATAATGATATTCTTCAATATATTAAGAAGGAATATAAACTGTTGATCGGTGAACGTACGGCGGAAGCCATTAAAATCAACATCGGAACGGTTTTCCCTGGCGGCCGGGATGAATCGATGGAAATCCGCGGACGCGACATGGTGACAGGACTTCCGCGCACCATCACGATCCATTCCGCCGAAATTGAAAAAGCATTGCATGAATCTGTCCAATTGATTGTTCAATCCGCGAAAAATGTATTGGAAAAAACGCCGCCGGAATTATCCGCAGACATCATTGACCGCGGCGTGATTTTGACAGGCGGCGGCGCATTGCTTCATGGCATGGACCAATTGCTCATGCAAGAATTGAAAGTGCCGGTGCTTGTTGCGGATAATCCAATGGACTGCGTGGCCATCGGAACGGGTATCATGCTTGACAACATCGACCGTTCACCTGGTTCAAGATTTTAA
- a CDS encoding F0F1 ATP synthase subunit epsilon, with product MKTVQVNIVTPDGPVYDSEITMVIAKTVSGDIGILPGHIPLVAPLQISAVKLKLADGSQKVVAVSGGFIEVRPDKISILAPSAEVAENIDLARAQAAKKRAEERLQSKSDEIDFKRAELALKRAINRINVYEGRF from the coding sequence ATGAAGACAGTTCAAGTCAATATTGTCACTCCGGACGGCCCAGTATACGATTCAGAAATTACAATGGTAATCGCTAAAACTGTTTCTGGAGATATCGGTATCCTTCCAGGTCATATTCCTTTAGTGGCACCGCTGCAAATCAGCGCGGTCAAACTAAAGCTTGCAGACGGTTCGCAAAAAGTAGTAGCCGTTAGCGGTGGCTTTATTGAAGTTCGTCCAGACAAAATCTCGATTTTGGCTCCTTCTGCTGAAGTGGCTGAGAACATTGATCTCGCTCGTGCTCAAGCAGCGAAGAAGAGAGCTGAAGAACGTCTTCAAAGCAAGTCCGATGAAATCGACTTCAAACGGGCTGAATTGGCTTTGAAACGTGCGATCAATCGTATCAACGTTTATGAGGGTAGATTTTAA
- the atpG gene encoding ATP synthase F1 subunit gamma, which produces MARSLRDIKNRINSTRKTGHITKAMQMVSAAKRSKAEENAKSYVPYMEKVQDVVASIASGASDVTHPMLVARPVKKTGYIIIGSDRGLAGPYNSNVIRELARVVEERHKSNDEFVIFTIGRVPTEYFKKRGYNVIDSVVGLPDQPSFSQIKQIARKAVGMFADGTYDELYMYYNHYVSVISQVVTEKKVLPITDLAPASEGLQATYEFEPSPEAILEVLLPQYAESLIYGALLDAKASEHAARMTAMKTATDNANELVKTLTLEYNRARQASITQEITEIVSGAEAIQ; this is translated from the coding sequence GTGGCAAGAAGTTTGCGCGATATTAAAAACCGAATCAACTCAACGCGTAAAACAGGGCATATCACAAAAGCAATGCAAATGGTGTCCGCTGCGAAACGTTCCAAAGCGGAAGAAAATGCGAAATCTTACGTTCCATATATGGAAAAAGTGCAGGATGTTGTTGCATCCATCGCCAGTGGCGCATCTGATGTCACTCACCCAATGCTTGTCGCACGCCCTGTGAAAAAGACGGGTTATATCATTATCGGTTCTGACCGCGGTTTGGCTGGACCATATAACTCAAACGTGATTCGTGAATTGGCACGTGTAGTCGAAGAACGTCATAAATCCAATGACGAGTTCGTGATTTTTACAATTGGTCGTGTTCCTACAGAGTATTTTAAAAAGCGTGGGTACAATGTAATTGATAGCGTTGTCGGCCTTCCTGACCAACCATCATTCTCCCAAATTAAACAAATCGCTCGTAAAGCTGTTGGTATGTTCGCTGATGGTACATATGATGAACTTTATATGTACTACAACCACTATGTGAGCGTCATTTCACAAGTCGTAACGGAGAAAAAAGTATTGCCGATCACTGATTTGGCACCAGCATCAGAAGGGCTTCAAGCAACTTATGAGTTTGAACCAAGTCCGGAAGCGATTTTGGAGGTTCTATTGCCTCAATATGCTGAAAGCTTGATTTATGGTGCATTGCTCGATGCGAAAGCAAGTGAACATGCTGCGCGTATGACTGCCATGAAAACAGCGACAGATAACGCGAATGAACTTGTTAAAACACTTACACTCGAATACAACCGTGCTCGTCAAGCATCGATCACTCAAGAAATTACAGAAATTGTCAGCGGAGCGGAAGCCATCCAATAG
- the atpD gene encoding F0F1 ATP synthase subunit beta: MNKGHVVQVMGPVVDVKFQNGQLPNIYDALKVNINRPGEETVTLTLEVALHLGDDTVRTIAMASTDGLQRGAEVTNTGAPISVPVGEVTLGRVFNVLGEPIDEKDDIATEARRDPIHREAPKFEELSTKVEILETGIKVVDLLAPYIKGGKVGLFGGAGVGKTVLIQELIHNIAQEHGGISVFAGVGERTREGNDLYHEMSDSGVISKTAMVFGQMNEPPGARMRVALTGLTMAEYFRDEQGQDVLLFIDNIFRFTQAGSEVSALLGRMPSAVGYQPTLATEMGNLQERITSTNKGSITSIQAIYVPADDYTDPAPATTFAHLDSTTNLERKLSEMGIYPAVDPLASTSRALAPEIVGEEHYQVARGVQQTLQRYRELQDIIAILGMDELSEEDKKTVERARRIQFFLSQNFHVAEQFTGQPGSYVPVKDTVRSFKEILEGKYDHLPEDAFRLVGSIEDVIERAKAMGVEV, translated from the coding sequence ATGAACAAAGGACATGTTGTTCAGGTAATGGGTCCGGTTGTAGACGTAAAATTCCAAAACGGACAATTACCAAATATCTACGACGCTCTAAAAGTTAACATAAATCGTCCTGGTGAAGAAACTGTTACTTTGACATTAGAAGTAGCGTTACACCTAGGAGACGACACTGTCCGTACAATTGCCATGGCCTCAACTGACGGTCTTCAACGTGGCGCGGAAGTAACTAACACAGGTGCACCTATCTCTGTCCCAGTCGGAGAAGTAACGCTTGGACGTGTATTCAACGTTTTAGGTGAACCAATTGATGAAAAAGATGATATCGCAACGGAAGCTCGCCGTGATCCAATTCACCGCGAAGCACCTAAATTTGAAGAACTTTCCACAAAAGTAGAAATCCTTGAAACAGGTATCAAAGTAGTTGACTTATTGGCACCTTATATCAAAGGTGGTAAAGTAGGTCTATTCGGTGGTGCCGGAGTAGGTAAAACCGTATTGATCCAGGAGTTAATCCATAACATCGCACAAGAACACGGTGGTATCTCTGTATTCGCCGGTGTAGGTGAACGTACTCGTGAAGGTAACGACTTGTACCATGAAATGAGCGATTCAGGCGTTATCAGCAAAACTGCGATGGTATTCGGACAAATGAACGAACCGCCTGGTGCCCGTATGCGCGTTGCCCTAACTGGTTTGACAATGGCAGAATATTTCCGTGATGAACAAGGACAAGACGTGCTATTGTTCATCGACAACATCTTCCGTTTCACTCAAGCAGGTTCGGAAGTATCAGCCCTACTTGGCCGTATGCCATCAGCCGTTGGTTACCAACCAACACTTGCTACGGAAATGGGTAACTTGCAAGAACGTATCACATCTACAAACAAAGGTTCCATCACGTCAATCCAAGCGATTTACGTACCAGCCGACGACTATACTGACCCGGCTCCGGCTACAACATTCGCTCACTTAGACTCAACAACAAACCTTGAACGTAAATTGTCTGAGATGGGTATTTACCCAGCGGTGGACCCACTAGCTTCCACTTCCCGTGCGTTGGCACCTGAAATCGTGGGTGAAGAACATTATCAAGTGGCTCGCGGCGTACAGCAAACATTGCAACGTTACCGCGAATTGCAAGATATCATCGCCATCTTAGGTATGGATGAATTATCCGAAGAAGATAAGAAAACAGTTGAACGCGCTCGTCGTATCCAATTCTTCTTATCTCAAAACTTCCACGTGGCTGAGCAATTCACTGGTCAACCAGGTTCTTATGTTCCTGTAAAAGACACAGTGCGCAGCTTCAAAGAAATTTTGGAAGGTAAATATGACCATTTACCAGAAGATGCATTCCGTCTAGTAGGAAGCATTGAAGACGTAATCGAAAGAGCTAAAGCAATGGGCGTAGAGGTATAA
- a CDS encoding M23 family metallopeptidase, with protein MREDNNKQNNTSQNPKTNWQQKPWFWPAIYGGIAAVLIVLIVTYSVLTSKEESDTVAEPTAQEEQSPVIETNARTETLKYPFDESQLENVTVLQDFYDINADAKSRENALLVFDQTFTTSSGISISINNEPFEVLAAMSGEVKEVKLDAFTGNKIIIEHPNGMETHYSSVTDILVKKGDLVEQGQPIATTTENDWNPTAGIHLHFEVLEDGKHVNPRNYLNF; from the coding sequence ATGAGAGAAGACAACAACAAACAAAATAATACTTCTCAAAATCCAAAAACGAACTGGCAACAAAAACCATGGTTTTGGCCGGCAATATATGGGGGCATTGCAGCAGTACTTATTGTCTTAATTGTGACTTATTCCGTACTCACAAGCAAAGAAGAAAGTGACACGGTGGCTGAACCGACTGCACAGGAAGAGCAATCACCGGTCATTGAAACAAACGCTCGCACGGAAACGCTCAAATATCCATTTGATGAAAGCCAGCTGGAAAATGTGACAGTATTGCAAGATTTCTATGATATCAACGCGGATGCGAAATCACGCGAAAATGCGCTGCTTGTATTCGATCAAACATTCACAACATCCTCTGGAATTTCCATTTCCATCAACAATGAGCCATTCGAAGTACTGGCTGCAATGAGCGGTGAAGTGAAAGAAGTGAAGCTGGATGCGTTCACTGGAAATAAAATCATCATCGAACACCCTAACGGAATGGAAACACACTACAGCTCTGTAACGGATATCCTTGTGAAAAAAGGGGATTTGGTGGAACAAGGCCAACCAATCGCCACAACAACGGAAAACGATTGGAATCCGACTGCCGGCATCCATCTCCACTTTGAAGTGTTGGAAGATGGAAAACATGTAAATCCAAGAAATTATTTAAACTTCTAA
- the spoIID gene encoding stage II sporulation protein D, which produces MKRIDHHKNLAIMISITLFVAALFFFPFLFKNSEKTLKEASGPLVTTEDCNIFIRISGQKDPIPLEEYVVGVVAAEMPANFHPEALKAQAIAARTYVLKSTNYGQTPIEPTVLRQVFYDEDTRKANWQTTFDENEQKIRQAVESTKGEVLKYNGELITAMFHSMSNGRTESSKNYSGVDLPYLQSVASADFQAENYLTKKTLTLEEWNRLLKVNMTLDEVKKIRTKLNNTGRVEKVISGNKEWTGRDFRDLLDLRSTDFTIQVANNKIEITTEGYGHGVGMSQYGADAMAKQGRTAHEILAHYYKDTTIEKMMCTK; this is translated from the coding sequence ATGAAACGAATAGATCATCACAAAAACCTGGCAATCATGATTTCCATCACATTATTTGTCGCAGCGCTGTTTTTCTTCCCGTTTCTATTCAAAAACTCCGAAAAAACGTTGAAAGAAGCGTCAGGGCCGTTGGTGACGACGGAAGATTGCAATATTTTCATCCGCATCTCCGGCCAGAAGGATCCAATTCCACTGGAAGAATATGTGGTCGGGGTCGTGGCGGCGGAAATGCCGGCCAACTTTCATCCGGAAGCCCTGAAAGCCCAGGCCATCGCCGCAAGAACTTACGTGCTGAAATCGACGAACTATGGCCAAACCCCGATCGAGCCGACTGTGCTGAGACAAGTATTTTATGATGAAGATACGAGAAAAGCCAATTGGCAGACCACTTTTGACGAAAACGAGCAAAAAATCAGACAAGCCGTAGAAAGTACGAAAGGAGAAGTGCTGAAATACAACGGCGAACTGATTACGGCCATGTTCCACTCCATGAGCAACGGCAGGACGGAAAGCTCCAAAAATTACAGCGGGGTTGATTTGCCGTATCTTCAATCCGTCGCCAGCGCGGATTTTCAGGCGGAAAACTATTTAACGAAAAAGACGTTGACATTGGAAGAATGGAATCGTCTATTAAAAGTCAACATGACCTTGGACGAGGTCAAAAAAATCCGTACCAAACTGAACAACACGGGGAGGGTGGAGAAAGTCATATCCGGCAACAAAGAATGGACGGGCCGCGATTTCCGCGATTTGTTGGACTTGCGTTCGACCGATTTTACAATCCAAGTGGCCAATAACAAAATCGAAATTACGACGGAAGGCTACGGACATGGTGTGGGCATGAGCCAATACGGAGCCGATGCGATGGCGAAACAGGGAAGAACCGCCCATGAAATCCTCGCCCATTACTACAAAGACACAACCATTGAAAAAATGATGTGTACGAAATGA